From one Leishmania braziliensis MHOM/BR/75/M2904 WGS CADA00000000 data, contig 35, whole genome shotgun sequence genomic stretch:
- a CDS encoding GTP-binding protein, putative, with protein MQQTPSDCVASFKLILVGDGGTGKTTFVKRHLTGEFEKRYVATVGVDVHPLTFHTNRGKICFNCWDTAGQEKFGGLRDGYYVEGQCAIIMFDVTSRNTYKNVPNWYRDITRVCDNIPIVLVGNKVDCADRQVKAKMITFHRKKGLQYYDISAKSNYNFEKPFVWLAKKLANDPDLMLVEVPMLDTDVVALTAEQVAALEAEQQAMANAPLPMGDDE; from the coding sequence ATGCAGCAGACACCCTCAGACTGCGTTGCCAGCTTCAAGCTGATTCTGGTCGGCGATGGTGGCACGGGTAAGACAACTTTCGTGAAGCGTCACTTGACCGGCGAGTTCGAGAAGCGCTACGTCGCTACCGTTGGTGTCGATGTGCATCCGTTAACCTTCCACACGAACCGCGGCAAGATCTGCTTTAACTGCTGGGACACAGCCGGCCAGGAGAAGTTCGGTGGTCTGCGCGATGGCTACTACGTGGAGGGCCAGTGCGCCATCATCATGTTTGACGTCACCAGCCGTAACACGTACAAGAACGTTCCAAACTGGTACCGCGATAtcacgcgcgtgtgcgacAACATCCCCATCGTCTTGGTAGGCAACAAGGTGGACTGCGCGGACCGTCAGGTCAAGGCGAAGATGATTACCTTCCACCGCAAGAAGGGTCTCCAGTACTACGATATCTCAGCCAAGTCGAACTACAACTTCGAGAAGCCGTTCGTTTGGCTGGCTAAAAAGCTCGCCAACGATCCCGATCTGATGCTGGTGGAGGTACCGATGCTGGACACAGATGTGGTTGCTCTTACTGCCgagcaggtggcggcgctggaagcggagcagcaggccaTGGCGaacgcgccgctgcccatGGGGGATGACGAGTGA